A region of the Chryseobacterium cucumeris genome:
GTAAAATCATTCGCGAGAATTCATGAAACCAACCTTAAAAAACAAGGAATGCTTGGAATCACTTTCGCTAATGAAGCAGACTATGATAAGATCTTGGAAGATGATGTTGTTAATTTCTTAGATCTTGATCAGTTCGCTCCGGGAAAACAACTTACTTTAGAGTTCATTCATACTGACGGAACTAAAGATATCATCATGGCGAACCATACTTACAACGATCAGCAAATTGATTGGTTTAAAGCTGGTTCTGCGCTGAACCTGATCAAACAACAGGAAAAATAAGATTAATTGTTAGATTAATTAATATAAGACGGCTTCAGTTGAAGCCGTCTTTTTTATTTTAAATGTCTTAAAATTTCTTTTGCTGAACTTTGTGGTACATTATTCCAAACCTTACAGGTTTTAGAAACCTGTAGCTCTCATATGATTATTATGAAATTCTATCAAGAAGACCTGCTCTATAGCTTTCTCCGATAGGAATCTCATCATCAGGAAGAATCACTTTTTTAGCCCCGATACTTTTCACTTTATCCAGATTGACAATGAAAGATTTATGAATTCTTACAAATTTTTCAGGAAGCTGGCTTTCCATAGATTTAAGCGTATCCAGAACGATATATTCATCATTTTCTGTACGGATATTAACATAATCTTTGATGCTTTCAATATACAGGATTTCATTGAAACTTACGCGATGCCTCTGCCCTGAAGACTTTACAAAGAAATGAGTATTTTCTTCCTGTGGAAAAGAAAAACGCTCCTGAGCCTTTAAAACACTTTTTTGAAATCTTTCAAAAGAAACAGGTTTCAGAAGGTAATCCACGACATTATGCTCATAGCCTTCCAATGCATATTCCGAATAGGCTGTTGTTAAAATATATTTCTGATGGGTTCCTACAATTTTCATAAAATTGATTCCCGTAAGCTCTGGCATCTGAATATCCAGAAAGATAAGATCTGAATCATTTTTCTTAAGGTATTCAAGGGCGTGAATCGGATTTTCTGTAGAAAAAACCAGTTCAAGAAAAGGAATTTTTTCCACATAATGTTCAAGAAGTGAGATGGCCAGCGGCTCATCATCCACGATAATACATTTTAACTTATTCATCCCTTAAATCAATTTTTAAATCTACAATAAATTCCGTTTCCGAATCTTTGATCTCAAGCTGGTGTTTGGGATACAGAATTTCCAGTCTTTTTTTCACATTCTGAATTCCTATTCCTGAAACAGTATCTTTCATTTTCTGTGTTTTAAAATTTAAAAGATAAAAATGCAGAACTTTATGATGATCTGAGATTTTCATTTCAAAACCTTTATCACGAAAATCCCCATGTTTGAAGGCATTTTCCACGAAAGGAACCAGTAGCATCGGAGAAATTTTAAGGTGAGGATGCTGAATATTTTTCTCTATGATCAGCAGTTCCGGATTTCTGATCCTGAGTTTCTCCAGCGCAATAAGACTATCAATATATCCGATTTCTTTATCAAGCGAAATGGAATCTTTTTCAAGGTCTTTCGTGCTGTACCTCAGCAGCTGCCCCAGTTCTTCAATAGCCGGAAGCGCCTTATCCGATTTCTGATAGACAAGCGAGTAGATATTATTTAAAGAATTAAAAATAAAATGAGGATTGATCTGGGTTTTCAGAGCCTGAAGTTCAGCCTGTTTCTTTTCGATCAGAAGCTGCTTTTTATCATTTTCAGCCACTCCATACTTCTCCAGTATCCATAGAATACCGGCAATGAAAGTAGTCA
Encoded here:
- a CDS encoding sensor histidine kinase → MNKKQIIWLQIIYWSFNFIGTVITPNFFVPETNRREVHILRVTFFMVKIVTFYISYFFIFPKVFKLEKLYSAVFVFMLTLLCFASMRYALEEMILPSTLGFRNYDEETGLLYYFFDNIYNSSLTTFIAGILWILEKYGVAENDKKQLLIEKKQAELQALKTQINPHFIFNSLNNIYSLVYQKSDKALPAIEELGQLLRYSTKDLEKDSISLDKEIGYIDSLIALEKLRIRNPELLIIEKNIQHPHLKISPMLLVPFVENAFKHGDFRDKGFEMKISDHHKVLHFYLLNFKTQKMKDTVSGIGIQNVKKRLEILYPKHQLEIKDSETEFIVDLKIDLRDE
- a CDS encoding LytR/AlgR family response regulator transcription factor; its protein translation is MNKLKCIIVDDEPLAISLLEHYVEKIPFLELVFSTENPIHALEYLKKNDSDLIFLDIQMPELTGINFMKIVGTHQKYILTTAYSEYALEGYEHNVVDYLLKPVSFERFQKSVLKAQERFSFPQEENTHFFVKSSGQRHRVSFNEILYIESIKDYVNIRTENDEYIVLDTLKSMESQLPEKFVRIHKSFIVNLDKVKSIGAKKVILPDDEIPIGESYRAGLLDRIS